A stretch of DNA from Planctomycetota bacterium:
GGCGCGCCCTGATGTGGCTGGCCTTTTTCCTCATGATGTTCCTGTACTACTACCTGGCGCGGAGCGAGGAGCGGACGTGCCTGCGGCTGTTCGGCGAGGCCTACGAGCGGTACCGCGAGCGGACGTCGTTCGTGATCCCGGGCGACAGGCGGCTGCGCCCCCTCGGCGAGTGGCTGGCGCGGCGCAAGCTCCCCGCCGCCGTGCGGGTGCCGCTGGCGCTCGCCTGCACGCTGGCCGTGTGCTTCGGGCTGATGTGGGGCATTGACGCGGTGAAGCGCGCGACGCAGCGCGTGCCGTATCTGACGGCCCGTGTCGAGTTGGGGCCCGCGGCTCCCTTGGCCCAGCAGGCGGCCCTGGCGGGCGGCGAGGCGGGGGGCGTGCCCTTCGCCCACTCGGGGCGGATGGTGGTCGCGCGCGGCCCGTATCGCAACGCGCAGGCGAGCGGCTTCGCCGAGCGCGTGCTGCTGCGCCTGCGGGAGTCGAAGACGCTGGCGCCATTCCTCGCCTTCCTGGACGAGGCGGAGGGCGACTGGCTCTTCGTCTTCTGCGGGCCGTACGAGGGGCCTGCCGAGGGCGGCAAGGGCGCGCCGGGCATCCAGGCGGGGGGCGGCCCGGGCGGCAGAGGCCCTGGGGCCGACCCCGGCGGCCCGGACCGCGTGCGGCTGGTGCTGATGCGGTGTTCGCTGGCGGCGGGAGCGCAGGCTTCCGATGCACTGGCCGACAAGTCCAAGCGCACCATCCGCCAGGGCTGCATCGCCCTGGCCAACCTGGGCGCGGCGGAGGGCGCCGACCTCGTGGAGGCCGACGGCAAGGCCCGCGGCCCGGGCTTCCCGGGCGAGAAGCTGTGGGACTTCTTCCTCGCGCAGTTTGCCCAGCAGGCGCCGGCGGCGGCCGGCGGCGCGAGTGCGGCGGTGCCGGGCCGCTTCGAGAGCGCCACCCTGGTGCTCGTGCAGGCGCCCATCATGAAGACGCGCCTCGAGCTGAGCAAGACCCTGCTGCTTCAGCCACAGAGCGGCCCGCCGCCGTTCGCTGTTGAACTGCGCGACCGCTTGGCCGCCTCGGCGCGGCTTCGGACCCACCTGCGCCAGGCCGGGGCCGGCGGCGACATCGTGGCCGTGGCGTTCCCGCGGCCCGGGCCGAACTGGTACCGCGAGCACCACCACGCGCCCCAGGTCAGCGTGTTCGTCATCCTGGCGCGGGTAGCGGGGGAGGGGGGGACGGACTCGCTGTTCCGCCCCGGCGGCAGGGAACTGCTGAGCGCGTTCATCGCGGACATGGACCTGGCGGTGGAGGCGCCGGACGACTGCGTGACCCGGATCACCGCCATCGGGCGGCGCCGCGATCTTGAGGAGCGGTGGCGCTTCTTCCTGAGCGGCGTAGGCGGTTGACAGGTCGAGGCGTATGTGGCGAGCGGCCGCGGCGCTCCCCGCGGCAGGGGTCGGTCCGGGACGCCTCAGGCCTCACGCGCTCTGGGCGACCCAGTGGGCCTGACGTACCCTGCGCCAGGACCTGGTTGGGTGAGCCGCCGTCGACTCTCCAACCTCCCGCGGGTTTCAAACCCGCGGGAGGCTCTGGTCCGGAAGATTCCGGCCCGAGACTCCTTGAATTCGCTGGATTCTCCGGGGACAGGCAGATTGGGGAGGCTGGGGGGCCCAAACTGCCATGCCGCCTTGACATGTCTGCCGAACCGCATAGAATTGGCGGCGGGGACACAAGAAGGGGGAAGTTCCTTCATGGTCTGGCGCTATGTGATCGGGATGGCGGTGGGCGGAGGGATCGGCTTCGGGGTCGGGTTTCTTGCCCGTGGGGGCGGCTGACCGCTGACCTGCAACCCCTACGTGAGCAC
This window harbors:
- a CDS encoding isoprenylcysteine carboxylmethyltransferase family protein, which gives rise to MQMPMNRWEGRGALRRLGEFAVKILGFFVILEPIWMLLPFAGFLYGSVLQIERLNQSPYTSWLTHFVFPVMTLGPVGPLLVVLGFGLFLAGAAQIYGAKLRRSGLVTRGLYRFVRHPQYIALTLFSLGVLLAWGRALMWLAFFLMMFLYYYLARSEERTCLRLFGEAYERYRERTSFVIPGDRRLRPLGEWLARRKLPAAVRVPLALACTLAVCFGLMWGIDAVKRATQRVPYLTARVELGPAAPLAQQAALAGGEAGGVPFAHSGRMVVARGPYRNAQASGFAERVLLRLRESKTLAPFLAFLDEAEGDWLFVFCGPYEGPAEGGKGAPGIQAGGGPGGRGPGADPGGPDRVRLVLMRCSLAAGAQASDALADKSKRTIRQGCIALANLGAAEGADLVEADGKARGPGFPGEKLWDFFLAQFAQQAPAAAGGASAAVPGRFESATLVLVQAPIMKTRLELSKTLLLQPQSGPPPFAVELRDRLAASARLRTHLRQAGAGGDIVAVAFPRPGPNWYREHHHAPQVSVFVILARVAGEGGTDSLFRPGGRELLSAFIADMDLAVEAPDDCVTRITAIGRRRDLEERWRFFLSGVGG